One stretch of Candidatus Nealsonbacteria bacterium DNA includes these proteins:
- a CDS encoding NYN domain-containing protein — protein MIIKHFGQRVAVLIDVQNLYHSAKNIYRAKVNFGEILNTAVSDRNLIRAFAYVIRTKSGEEKSFFNALTKLGIETRVKDLQEFYGGQKKADWDVGLVIDAIRIAPSLDALVIVSGDGDFIPLVDYLKNQGKRVEVIAFEKSSSSVLKESADEFIDLGKESKKYLLKK, from the coding sequence ATGATAATAAAACATTTCGGTCAAAGAGTGGCTGTATTAATAGATGTTCAAAATCTATACCACTCAGCAAAAAACATCTACAGAGCTAAGGTTAATTTTGGCGAAATTCTAAACACAGCCGTCTCTGACAGAAATCTTATCAGAGCCTTTGCTTATGTAATTAGAACTAAATCTGGCGAAGAGAAATCATTTTTTAATGCCCTAACAAAGCTGGGTATAGAAACAAGAGTAAAAGATCTTCAAGAATTTTATGGGGGACAGAAAAAAGCAGACTGGGATGTAGGTCTAGTAATTGATGCAATAAGAATTGCTCCCAGCCTTGATGCTTTAGTCATAGTGTCTGGTGATGGAGACTTTATCCCATTAGTAGATTACCTTAAAAACCAAGGCAAGAGAGTAGAAGTGATAGCCTTTGAAAAATCATCGTCTAGCGTATTAAAAGAATCAGCTGATGAATTTATAGACCTTGGGAAGGAATCTAAAAAATACTTACTTAAAAAATAA
- a CDS encoding polyribonucleotide nucleotidyltransferase encodes MNEYRTTIGGRDLVIKPNELAEQANGSVMVQYGEVVILSTATMSGEDIADLGFFPLTVDYEERFYAAGKIRGSRFSKREGRPSDIAITTSRLIDRTSRPLFPRGLKRSVQLVTTCLSWDGQNDPDTIGIIGASLATAISDIPWEGPVGAVRIGRINNEFIINPTYEEKEKSDLNIVFSGIKKEDGEVIVNMIEGGLNEIDEETSLQAFITAKKYIGDLCDFQNKIAQEIGKKKLEIIPPIIDMEFRKEITEFISPKIENALNETDREEQSKKVKKVLAEMVNYVHEKWPEKEGAEKEAKETFEEVLSETITNNILVYEKRLDGRKLDELRELSADISILPRTHGTGLFSRGQTRSLSILTLGAPGDHQLLEGMEVTGEKRFFHHYNFPPYSVGEVKPLRGPGRREIGHGLLAEKAMLPIIPNFETFPYTIRIVSEILSSNGSTSMASVCSSSLSLMDAGVPIKSHVAGISIGIIENEKGEYKLLTDIQGKEDHHGGMDLKMAGTKKGLTAIQMDVKIKGISDKIFKESLEAAKKTRLEILKRMEQVIPTPRENLSKYAPRVISFKINPEKIREVIGSGGKVINEIINTTGATIDIEDSGDVFVTSDNKESADRAVQWIKDIAREVEVGEIFKGTVKRILDFGAFVEVLPGQEGLVHISKLANQRVEKVKDIVSLGQTINVKVIGIDDQGRINLSLKDAPQEIKND; translated from the coding sequence ATGAACGAATACAGAACTACAATTGGTGGACGAGATCTTGTCATAAAACCAAATGAATTAGCCGAGCAAGCTAATGGAAGCGTTATGGTCCAGTACGGAGAAGTTGTTATTTTAAGTACAGCTACTATGTCTGGAGAAGATATCGCTGACCTTGGATTTTTTCCTCTAACAGTAGACTATGAAGAAAGATTTTATGCGGCCGGAAAAATTCGTGGTTCAAGGTTTAGCAAAAGAGAAGGACGCCCATCAGATATTGCTATTACGACCTCGAGATTAATAGATCGAACATCAAGGCCTCTTTTTCCAAGGGGACTTAAAAGATCAGTGCAACTCGTGACCACCTGCCTTTCTTGGGATGGCCAAAACGACCCCGATACTATTGGAATAATTGGAGCTTCTTTAGCTACAGCAATATCTGACATTCCATGGGAGGGTCCAGTTGGCGCTGTAAGAATTGGTCGCATAAATAATGAATTTATAATAAACCCAACCTACGAAGAAAAAGAAAAAAGTGACTTGAATATAGTTTTTAGTGGTATAAAAAAAGAAGATGGTGAGGTTATTGTTAATATGATAGAGGGTGGCCTAAATGAGATAGACGAAGAAACTTCCCTGCAAGCCTTTATTACTGCCAAAAAATATATTGGCGATCTTTGTGATTTTCAAAATAAAATTGCTCAAGAGATTGGAAAAAAGAAATTAGAAATAATTCCCCCAATCATAGATATGGAATTTAGAAAAGAAATTACAGAATTTATCAGTCCCAAAATTGAAAACGCTTTAAACGAAACAGATCGAGAGGAACAGTCTAAAAAAGTGAAAAAAGTGCTAGCAGAGATGGTCAACTATGTTCATGAAAAATGGCCCGAAAAAGAAGGAGCCGAAAAAGAAGCAAAGGAAACTTTTGAAGAAGTATTATCTGAAACAATAACAAATAACATCTTGGTCTATGAAAAAAGGCTGGACGGAAGAAAGCTAGATGAACTAAGAGAACTGAGTGCTGATATTTCAATTCTCCCCAGAACTCATGGGACAGGGCTTTTTTCTCGCGGACAAACAAGATCTCTTTCAATTCTTACTCTAGGAGCTCCTGGAGATCATCAACTATTAGAAGGAATGGAAGTTACTGGAGAAAAAAGATTTTTCCATCATTACAATTTCCCTCCCTATTCAGTAGGTGAGGTAAAACCATTGCGTGGTCCCGGAAGAAGAGAAATCGGACATGGACTTCTTGCTGAAAAAGCTATGCTTCCAATTATTCCTAATTTCGAAACTTTTCCTTATACAATAAGAATCGTGTCAGAAATACTTTCCTCAAATGGATCAACTTCCATGGCTTCTGTTTGTAGCTCTTCTCTATCATTAATGGATGCCGGTGTTCCAATAAAAAGTCACGTTGCTGGAATATCAATAGGTATTATCGAAAATGAAAAAGGAGAATACAAACTATTAACCGACATTCAAGGAAAAGAAGACCATCACGGAGGAATGGATCTTAAAATGGCCGGCACTAAAAAAGGATTAACAGCAATACAAATGGATGTTAAGATAAAAGGAATAAGTGATAAGATATTTAAAGAATCCCTTGAGGCCGCAAAGAAAACGCGTCTTGAAATTCTTAAAAGAATGGAACAGGTCATCCCCACTCCCAGAGAAAACCTTTCAAAATATGCACCTAGGGTAATATCCTTCAAGATTAACCCTGAAAAAATAAGGGAAGTTATTGGATCTGGTGGAAAAGTAATAAATGAAATTATCAACACAACCGGTGCTACAATTGATATTGAAGACTCAGGCGATGTTTTTGTCACATCGGATAACAAAGAATCAGCAGATCGTGCTGTTCAATGGATAAAAGACATTGCAAGAGAAGTTGAGGTTGGAGAGATATTCAAAGGAACAGTTAAAAGAATCTTAGACTTTGGAGCTTTTGTTGAAGTTCTGCCTGGACAAGAAGGGTTAGTTCATATCTCTAAGCTAGCTAATCAAAGAGTTGAAAAGGTAAAGGATATTGTAAGCTTAGGTCAAACTATAAACGTAAAAGTAATTGGAATTGACGACCAAGGAAGAATAAACCTTTCTCTTAAAGATGCTCCCCAAGAAATAAAGAATGATTAA
- a CDS encoding TraR/DksA C4-type zinc finger protein produces MKKELIEKLKDRMKKEKNSLEEMLGEFAKESKINPGDWDTKFPNFKAEGTTDEEADEVEEYNSLLPIERVLEVKLQNINTALDKIKSGEYGKCEKCDKEIAENRLNLIPETKVCIDCKK; encoded by the coding sequence ATGAAGAAAGAACTAATCGAAAAATTAAAAGACCGTATGAAAAAAGAAAAGAATTCGCTAGAGGAAATGCTGGGTGAATTTGCAAAAGAAAGTAAAATAAATCCGGGTGATTGGGACACAAAATTTCCTAACTTTAAGGCCGAGGGTACAACTGACGAAGAAGCTGATGAGGTAGAAGAATACAACTCACTTCTTCCAATAGAAAGAGTCTTAGAAGTAAAGCTTCAAAATATAAATACAGCTCTTGATAAGATAAAGAGTGGCGAATACGGAAAATGTGAAAAATGTGATAAGGAAATAGCTGAAAATAGATTAAATCTAATACCTGAAACAAAAGTTTGTATTGATTGCAAGAAATAA
- the rpsO gene encoding 30S ribosomal protein S15 — protein sequence MLTLDEKQKIIEDYKLHDKDTGSPEVQIAILTEEIQRLLSHLKKNPKDLHSRRGLLGMVIKRKKLLFFLKREDEKRHEVIVKKVGLKKKKK from the coding sequence ATGTTAACACTAGACGAAAAGCAAAAAATAATAGAAGATTACAAGCTTCATGATAAAGATACTGGATCCCCAGAGGTTCAGATCGCTATTCTTACTGAAGAAATCCAAAGACTATTATCCCATCTTAAGAAGAATCCTAAGGATCTTCATTCAAGAAGAGGGCTATTAGGAATGGTAATCAAAAGGAAGAAACTTCTCTTTTTCCTAAAAAGAGAGGATGAAAAAAGACATGAGGTGATTGTAAAGAAAGTTGGCCTTAAGAAAAAGAAAAAATAA